The sequence aacatcaataaataactaattagaagcgatataataaaattactataaaagtatttgttgaaaaaaatttaagcggACTCCATATAAGTCGTCcggttaatttaaaatatcaaccgctaatttataattttgtgtctattttatttttttaataaaatattattaattttctaatgctttGATGATCTatcataattaattaggtgtgaaatagtaaaatcacgattgaagtagctgaagcaggcatacatgtcataaatgtctattgtattttttaattaaatattattcattttttaatacgtaaatgacttataacaattaattaggaatgatatagtaaaatcacggttgaagtagGTGAAAcaggcatgtcataaatatttattttacttttttcattatatattattgattttcaaatatgtaaatgacttatataattaattaggggtgatatagtaaaatcacaattgaagtagctgaagcagatatgccataaatatctattttatttttttaattaaataatattaactttctaatacgtaaatgacttataataattaattatctaatacttcaatgacttataataactatctagaagtgatataataaattactataaaaattacttgtgatttttttaaagtgaaccccatataagtcgttaagttaatttaaaacatcaacaaCTAACTAATGAGAagcgatataataaaattaatataaaaagtacttgtgaatttttttctaaatggACTACATATAAgtcatcaaattaatttaaaacgtCAAGAGTTAACTTagaattttgtgtctattttatcttttttttaatgaaatattatcaattttttaatgtttagatgatctataataattaattaggggtgatataaaaaaatcacgattgaagcaattgaaacagacatgtcatgaatgtttattatattttttaattaaatattattaatttttaatacataaatgacttataataattaattaggaatgatatagtaaaatcacagttgaagtagctgaagtaagcatgtcataaatatctatttaattttttcagttatatattattaattttctaatacgtaaataacttataataattaattaagaatgatataataaaatcacagttgaagcagctgaagcagtcttgtcataaatgtctattttaattttttatattaattttttaatacataaatgacttataataattaattaggggtaatatagtaaaatgacgattgaagctgctgaagcaggcatgtcgtcCACAAGCTACCTGCTtcttaaaacatcaagagttaacttagaattttgtgtcatttttcttttctttttttatgaaatattatcaattttttaatgcttagatgatctataataattaattaggggtgatataataaattcatgattaaagcaattgaagcagacatgccatgaatgtttattatattttttaattaaatattattaatttttaatacataaatgacttataataatttattaggaatgatatagtaaaatcacagttgaagtagctgaagtaAGCAtgccataaatatctatttatgtttttttttaattatgtattattaattttctaatacgtaaataacttataataattaactaagaatgatataataaaatcacggttgaagcaactgaaacagtcttgtcataaatgtctattttagatttttttttaatacatgaataacttataataattaattaggggtaatatattaaaatcatgattgaaactgctgaagcaggcatgtcgtcAACAAATTGCCTGCTtcttaaaacatcaagagttaactttgaattttttgtctatttttctttttcctttttataatatattatcaaatttttaatgcttagatgatctataataattaattatgggtgacataataaaatcacgattgaaacaattgaaacagatatgtcatgaatttttattatatttttaattaaatatcattaattttttaatacgtaagtgacttataattattaattagtaatgatatagtaaaatcacggttgaagtagctgaagcaagcatgccataaatatctatttacttttttttaattgtgtattattaattttctaatgcgtaaataacttataataattaattaagaatgatatagtaaaatcacagttgaagcagctgaagtagtcttgtcataaatgtctattttaattttttattaattttttaatatattaatgacttataataattaattaggggtaatataataaaattacgattgaagcagctgaatcaGGCATGTCGTCCACAAGTTGTCTGCTTCAGCAACTTATTGTCACTTATATATTAGTAGTAGATATTTTTaattacatataattttttttaatacgtaaacgacttataataattaattaggaatgatatagtaaaattacggttgaagtagctgaagcaaacatgtcataaatatctatttacttttttttaattatgtattattaattttctaatacgtaaataacttataataattaattaagaatgatatactaaaatcacgattgaagcagttaaAACAGtcttgtcataaatgtctatttttaattttttattaatttttttatttttttaataaataaatgacttataattattaattaaggataatatagtaaaatcacgattgaagctgctgaagcagacatgtcattcACAAGCTGCCTGCTTCAGCAGCTTATTGTcaaattaggaatgatatagtaaaaatcACGGTTGAAATAGCTGAAGTaagcatgtcataaatatctatttactttttttttttaattatgtattattaatttcctaatacgtaaataacttataataattaattaagaatgatatagtaaaaacaCGATTGGAGCAGTTGAAGCAAtcttgtcataaatgtctattttaattttttttttttaaatttttaatatataaatgacttataagaattaattaggagtaatatagtaaaatcactattGAAGCTGCTGAAGTAGGCATGTCGTCCACAAGGTTATTATCAGTTTCACTTATATATTAGTAGTAGATAGtagatttgtttatttttttattttttttggggggggggaaAGGAGGGGGTTGTGGGTGGGATTGGGGTCGGGGGCTGTTTGCCTTGATCACATTACGTGTCATTCTTTAAATATTCACATAGTATCATTTCTAAAATCTTCGAAAAAGAACTACCcctccaaaaaattaaaaaacaacgATGAACTTTGCTAACTTTGATTGAACCACTTAATCACTCTAATTAAGGATTTGTACTTTGGTCGAGGGTACTTAACTAGTTTCTTCGTTGCCATGCATTCAAATATATCTTGGTTTTGTCCCAATTAgtcaaattatttcataattactCTTAGAAATTTCTTCACCCAATATCAGAAAtcataaaattgaaatttgaaactgtaataatgataataaagccAGCTTCTTTCATAGAAATAAATTTGATTCCTATattacaaaaacaaaaagaaagaaattcccTATATTACACTGAACTGAGAAAGcatgacaaaagaaaaaaatcaacctAAACAGGgaacatttttctatttttttttttcaattttagataAGATGATCACACAACTAATACATGGTAGATCAAAGAAACACTCCGATAAGTAGTACTATGGCTCCAATTTTTACCACCATATTTATCCTTCAAAGGGAAATTTTATTTCCTTTCGAAGCCACCTCTGCGATACTACAATAATTGTTTATCATGGAACCCTGTTCCttcaattaaatatatatatatataatctggCTAGATACCATGATCATCGATCACTTGGAGGTTGAGTTTCTGCCTCGTTGAGTGGCAAGGATGGCATCAATGGCCTCTTTTACTTGTGAAATGTCGGGAGCTTTTCCACCTTGTGACGGCCAAAATTCATCTGTTGCCAAcacctatatatgtatattatcaCGAGTTTAATTTCTATACGTTGAATtaatgtaaaattattttatattattatcaaGTAATTAACAACATGTCAAAATGCGTTGATAGCGTAAAATTGAAACTTAATTCAAGAAAACACAAATCAGACAAAAGCACAAAAATACTCATGAAGAAAGAATATTATGAATAGTCACCTTCACTTGCAACTGAAGAAACTTGACATAACCAATTGCTTTCTCTAACATGGTGACCAAATCAACCTGCATTAATTAATATGAACCATGTATATTTGTGATCATTTGCCATAAGATTAAGTAAACGAAACGAAAAAGGATTTAATTAATCAGTAATTAATGTTATAATTGTACCTTGGAACCATTGGGAACAAGTTCTTGTAGTATCTTAAGACGCTCACTGATCCTTTCTCTACGATTCTACAAACAAACATTCCATTTTTTCTTAGTAAACACGcaattcaaattcaaccatattgtaaaaattaattaCTTCAAAAAGATGCAATATGCAAACCTTGGCTGCAATACTCTGTGGATCCTTTGTAGCaattgaattattatttgttttcccCTTCTTTGAAGCCACAGTGCATTGCTTTTTATTAGTTTGCATGCTCTCTTCCTGCACTTTGTCATCAGCTAGTTAAGTCAAGATTTTGTAAATAACACTATGCACTATACATCGTAGTGAAATCTTTAATATTACACGTGAATTTTGATTTCTctaattaattctttttatactttatttttggcATATATAAATAGTTTCGCTAGCCCCGAACTAGTGAATTTTACCTAACAAAGAGAACCTATGATCGATTGGATCCGCCACATTATTATTAAAATTCCGTTACAAACATATGGCACCAAAGGATTAGTCACACAATATCAAGATTTCTGAAATTGTTGAATTCAAATCTCAGTACTGTAAGTCATAAAAATTAGAATATTTGCGTGTTTGACTCATGAAAAATTACCAGACGTGTTAAGAATGTACCGTGGAGAGGCGCTTATTGAAACATGATTCCTCAACATGATTAGTGGTGCTTGCATTAGTTTCAGAATTTAGCCATCCAAATGGCATACCATTATTATTGGAATTCTCATTAATCACTCGAGGACTAGTGTTGCTACTTCCCTTTGGAGTAAGGGAGTTATGGTAATGCAAATTATTATCTTCCCAAACAGAACCTTCAACTTGATTACCACTAATCATTCTTGGATTTGGGCAAAATCTTTCACTTTGATCAAAGCTCAAAAAAGATCCATTTGCTGAATGCATaaaattaccatatccacctttgaAGTTAATAACAGAATGGCCATTGGAAGTGGAACTACTGGGGCTAGAAAGGGAAGAATTGGAACTGCTTAAAGCAAAATTCTTGGctatttttggacttgttttttcTGAATGGTCACATTCTTCAAAAATtgactttggaggttcttcattgatCCCATATAACTCTGGGGAGGAATCATCATTCATCCCAAATTCATGACCTTcataatattgatcataattGTCAACCAAGCCCATTTTTGGGTCACTCATAATGTCATGTTCTTTGGCCAGTGCCATAGACATattatttatgaagaaaattgtgtattgactatagaccAAAGAAAATATCTAGAAGAATATAAGAAGGTAGCTAGCtctaaattttgttttgtttgtttgtggCTTTTCTAGTTGGAAAGGTCCAATTGTCTTATTGGAACAAGTGTGAGACTAAGATACTAGAGTATATATAGATTGCAATATACTCCCTCATTATTTTAACTTGTCCATTATATTatactaaaattataattttacttttacTTGTTGCTTTTAGCATATTAGgagaaaactatttttttatttatattttactttaacattaattacttatttttcaaattatttctcgaaatctaaaattaaaatcaGTTTTAAAGGGCATACAAAGACCAAAATGAACGGACGGAATACCTGTTACAGTTGCGATCCAAATTCTGTTGATCCGGTCCTAAAAAATTTGCGGTGCGACTCATGactcatgtttgtgatttttcatgGGTCTGTGGTGATAGCGTAGtttatttgtacgcacgtattatataagtgcaattagtggGTCGGCTTTGGACGTTCAGAAAATACATCATTCTCCTCATTGTATTCTCCATCCATTATAGGGAAATTCCTCTCTCTCTGTCCGTGATTTTTCCCACAGgggttttcacgtaaatctgtgtgttcgtCTTGTTCTGCTTTTGCTTGTGGTTTACTTATTTTCTACCCGATGATAACAGTATCATTGATTAAAATAGTTTGAGATTGATAGTAATTAAATAGCTGTCAGAAGGTGAATAGAATTGAATGAGATAAGTGAttaaatgttaaaaataaaaatagaatgaaaatCAGCAAGACCTTCGGCGTTTCTTTCGCAAAACCCACGTCTGAGATTCCAATTAATACATTGTTAATTAGTATGAAATTCTGGAAAAAAAATGGACTTTGTTTTCATGAAGGGTTATTACCAACCAACTTTCCTAATTCAAATTTGAGAAGCCAATTTGCATAGGTAGAGCATTTCCTAATTCACATTCCATGCAGATGTTGCAAGCTAAGCTAGTTATGTTACATGCTTTCTCCAGCCTAGATTGGTTTGGAAA comes from Capsicum annuum cultivar UCD-10X-F1 chromosome 2, UCD10Xv1.1, whole genome shotgun sequence and encodes:
- the LOC107861355 gene encoding transcription factor RHD6-like encodes the protein MSMALAKEHDIMSDPKMGLVDNYDQYYEGHEFGMNDDSSPELYGINEEPPKSIFEECDHSEKTSPKIAKNFALSSSNSSLSSPSSSTSNGHSVINFKGGYGNFMHSANGSFLSFDQSERFCPNPRMISGNQVEGSVWEDNNLHYHNSLTPKGSSNTSPRVINENSNNNGMPFGWLNSETNASTTNHVEESCFNKRLSTEESMQTNKKQCTVASKKGKTNNNSIATKDPQSIAAKNRRERISERLKILQELVPNGSKVDLVTMLEKAIGYVKFLQLQVKVLATDEFWPSQGGKAPDISQVKEAIDAILATQRGRNSTSK